Part of the Mangifera indica cultivar Alphonso chromosome 4, CATAS_Mindica_2.1, whole genome shotgun sequence genome, ctttttttatcacttattacattggccaaaggacaatttctcACCTAAGTTTAGGTGTAATTTCAAAGTCACACCTATGCAGCCTGAAAAACTCGAAATCCCACCCGTTGATCAACTgagattaaaaatttatgttataagcagagataaaatcgttattttattaataatattaaaaaatataaaatttattacatttttctctcctaatttttaaaaactaatatttcactcttcataaagtttttaactttgaaaaatcatatttttcctcccaaaatcttagaatttttttttccctctgaCAATATAGAAAGAACAACGATAAAACCTCTTcatcgatgaagagatctaggtTTTGAATCTCTTCGTCTCCGATGAAGAGATTtcagatctcttcatctctagTGAAGAGATTTCATATCTCTTTGTCAACGAAGAGTTTCGGAATCTCTTCACCTTGATCCAGTTGGATCTCCTTATCTTCAACGAAAAGATCTATTCTAAATTTGTTTACGTGCATCAACCAACTATTTAGGGTAGAGAAGAGAGGTCATCGATGCCAAAGATTGTGGCcaaagaggtgaagaaaaaatttgagagaaaaatatgacttttcaaagttagaaaactttaggtaagggtataattattagtttttaaaaattaaggaagaaaatatactgaattttatatttttttagtaatattagtaaaataacaattttgtttctgtcttgaacaaaaaattttaacagtaatTACATTATAGTTGAGAtttcaagttttttaaattttgtgggTATAACTTTGGGATcacacctaaacttgggtgggaaataagtTTTTGGCCTATTACATTCTAACAATCGGCTGGGGAAGACAAAATCTAGGGAAAAAATATATGCACCAAGATAAAATAAGGCCCGGAAAAATGGAAATCGATTACATTTTGACTATCTATATTCTTTACATATGTACAAGGAAAATGGAATGGATTAACTGCaaatttaaaagtataattgTCAGCATTTACCTCTCCAACACGGGACTGTAACATTTTGATTTGTTGTTTcgaattttcaatattatttgcTTGGCAGGGAgcatttatttgattaatttcttCAGCTTACGTTATATGTTTGAAGTAACAAGTGAACTCAGGCAACCCATATATAAAATTCTTAGTGAGCAGCCATCTTTGATTCATTGTATGTATGTGCGGGAATATTGGAATCTGATTAAGACGAGCactaatttcttatttatcttgtttaggaagtttccattttcttatttaataatattaattatcaagTTTGGTGTTCTGTCTCCTTCTCTTGCAgttgttaaaaacaaaaaaaaaaaaattgactttaacttttgcaaatatattataattaccCGCGTGAAATTAAAGGAATTGttattcttattatttgaaTAGAATCATTTTCTTAAGTTTGAATCGATcgtatcaaataaataaaattttaaattaatgattgatcttataatcataatattatattagtaaaGTATTTTATTCTGATATGTCACAATGGGTATTGAATTCATACTTTTTGTATAGAGTGGATGTTTTTACCTTATTAATCCACATTCCTGCAAATATACTTAAATGCACATAAACACGTTCTAATAGACAATCAATAGATTATTGATCCAGTCTTTTATAGATTTACTGGTTTGATGATTCAGCTCCATCCTTAATAGAAGATTAGGCTTCATTAAATAGGTTTTcttgtcaaatatatatatatattataattttattgcttttcaAGTTATTAATCTTGTTGATGCCATTGAATGTTGTTAAATAaacgaaataaataaaataattcaaaattttagtcaACATCATGATTGCATTCTCATTGAAAAAGGAGGGATCACAatcaagatataaaaaaaattacttgatttgaatttagtCATAGAGCAGCAGCCTCATTTGAGTGAGAAATGAAAACAGATTCATTGTCTTGGAAAGTTGACGCTGGAacttcattatataattaatgcattaaaacaaaagttaaattagtttttaaccTACAAatttacacttttttttaaaagcCCAAATTGACCAAAAATACCCTCGACAGGCACCTCAATATGTAAACTTGAATTCTAAAACttccatgaaaaaaaaaagggttactTGAtccattgaaattttataatttcataaaacttatatatattttatagtaattaacaattttgaacCCACTAAAATCTATATTGAATTTGTTGaaataagtatacaaataatatgtgtaTGTTATTATAACCGACTTTTGAAACTAGGTAGGGTgaaatgtttttgtttatgtttatcGTATCCCAAAAACTAGCTGACGTGAGATAGAGCGACAAATTCAATATTAGAAAACTAGAGTAGATAAATtctacaaaaaatatttatcagaTTGGTACATATTAAGGAGCTCAACATCCATACGCAAGTGACGCAATTTGTTTTACCaacttattaataataagaacCAAATTGATACGTCTTTAATCGTAGTAATTAATTGAAGTTATTTAGAATAAGAATGAACAAAAACTCGTTGAAATATTATACTTGGGCTGCCGCCGAAAAGACGCCCAAGAAAACAACTGGTAATGGAAATTCATAAGAAGTCCACGGACGACACCCATAGCTTTCTAAATTGTAACAACACCATCCCTCAAGCTTGTTAACTTTACCATACGATCAGGGgtagatttgaattaagttatcTCAAGCTCAAATTCATGTTTCGCTTGAAGTAGTCAGATTTGAGTTAAAGTTCTAACTTGACAATTCGATTTGTGTTTAAAGGTTCGTCGATCCACCTCTTCAAAGTTATTGTTtatactatttataatattgtttattagcTTAAACCGGATGATCTAAATTCTAATCAAGCTTGACTTGACTTTTGTTTGTGTTTCCTTTAACTAGAATCCACCCCTTCCTATGTTTGGTCTTGGCATAGTTAAAGAGCAAATACTTTTGTATTAAcacatgtcatcatgtgataGATAACgttaaattaaagatgaaagaaataattaaatcacataatcatatgatgacatgtcaACTATTAGTATCATTTGTTAgcatacatagtattactcgaACACATTTAATATCAGAAGAACAAAAACACATCAGTCTATTTTAACATGTGAATCATTATGGAACATGCCTAACTTGGAGAGGAGATGTCCTTACAATTCATAAACATTTGGGTGCCAAAAAAAACATTCAGCTAACTTCGAGGGAGGTAAATGAAATCatccttataaataaataaaaaaaaccacaaTGATAAGGCTGGCATGGTTGAGCATTTTTGAAACATCAAAATGTATAGTATTCCTCTATGTTGAATTGTCAATGGTCAGAAATCGCTGGCTCTCTCTCTTTTAATCCCTTCCTCAGAACTTAACCTCCTATATAATCTTCCATTTCGTCTccattttcaaaacaaaacccttcTGTATAATCCCTttaaatcctgaaccaacttgAATTAAACCACCATTACCATGAGCCCCGCTAAGTTCCATGAAGATCACGATCGTCCCTACGAGCGTTCAAAAAGTAGCAACAAAGATTTCATCAATGGCGGCCCTCGTCCATCTCCATTGAAGATAAGCAAAGAGTCTTACACCATTCACAAATCATCCTATTCAccgttttcttctttttcttcttcaacctccACGTCCTTACCTGGGGTTGTTCATAATGTCGATAAcaagcagcagcagcagcagcgaCAACCAGTGATTATATACACGCATTCACCAAAGGTTATTCATACACAGGCGAGGGATTTCATGGCTTTGGTGCAAAAACTCACTGGACTTTCAAGCTCCACTTCCCATGATGATGATCAAGAACAAGAAGAGTCCAACAATAATAAGAACCCTAATCTTGGTCATAATGAAACAGATGAAAATCATGATGATTCATCATCCGTTTCTCACGTTATGAATCCTCTCTTCTCTCCCAATTCAACTGATTTCTTCTGTCCGCCGAGGCCAATGCATAGATTTTCAGATTACACTTCGCCAAATAGCAACAATCCAATCTCGCCTTCGGTGTTGGAGTTCATCAAGGAATTACCATGATTAAATGTGTATTATGTAGTGGtttaattcattaattcttTGAACATTCACATTGAAATCTGTCGATTGGTTGTAGAGAATATTGGCTGAATCTTGAAGGATGATTGTTTAATCTTAAtcaattaatatgaaaatttaatactGTTAGCCACCGAACCAcgctttattaatttaatcttcgGCAGGCAGCCCAATTTTTCAGCTTTCAAGTGGGCAGATGTATGAATATTTGTATCAATGTCCCTTTTTCAAGCACAAGTGTAGacgaaaaataaaataaactagaGAGCAAGAATAATGTTATTGAATAAATCAGAGAACAAAATATGTCATTTAGGCTGTTTGTTTAGTATTTAACTTTCTTAAGTGTTGCACTATATTGGTGGACGTGATATGGCCCGTACTTGGATTGTTGTTTGGCTTGAACGAGCCAACCTTAACTTGAAGTTTTAATTCGTTGATTTTGAGCTCGACTCAAGATCAATAGTTTGTGACACTTCGTTGACATTATTATATCAAAGCTTGTCTTACTAATGaaaattcttcttttttctatgattctttttcttattcaaaaacTCTTCTTTTTATGTGTCACTAAACAACTAGCTCAAGTGAGTCGAGCTCAATGTTGTTCccatcattttaaatttaagtcaaattaaaacttacatTTATTTAGTACCTAACTTTACTTGAATCCATTCGGttgtattattgaaataaaatattatcatagcaatacaaattaaaatgagCATATATAACAACACTTTATTaactatcacttttttttttttaattaaaaagatctaactttgtttttttttcattgaaataattgaattcttaaaattttttattaaaggaatTAGACTTTCAAACTTTTCTATAGAATAGATTAAActctttgtattttttattgaattaaaattatttattttgttttatttcaaaagtaacataatTAGTCcgatagttttaataaaaaatagttaaagtttaattagttattttaatttaaaaaatctaaaaatttggtttctttaattagtaaatttaaaaattttcagttgaaaaaataaaattaaaaaattaatagttcgATGTCCGTAAATAGtttctaattaatatacaaAACCTTGAATTCTTGACATACTGAAAATTCAGTGGAATAGACACTTTTAAACTTGTGCTTCCGTAGCATTCATTGGATTAACTGGGCCCACAAGTAGCCCAATCCACAAAATTGGGCCCAAGTTTATGGAAAGTTTGCAAAGAGATTTCAAAATTTCGAcgaaattaatttgaataacttATTTTCTCTTGCGTACTTTtaattatagtaataaattaatattattattattattattattattaataaatgagaCGAATTATATGTGAATATGTTTGGTGGCAAAGACGTGAACATGGAAATTCCCAACATCTCATTAATTAGGTGCACCAACTATAATTAACTCCTTGACAAGGTACAGTTGTATATTCAATTATTAGCCTTATATTATGCGAAGTGTAACGCTTTaacctttttaataaaaataaatacataagcttatattataacattattatttgtttatatctAAGTGTTAGATGAATTGTCAGGATCATTCAAAATCCTTCTTCTTGATCGCTctcataataattattcatagaGGTAGTGatgcaattaaaaataaaactttagaaGTTAATGTTaactaaaaactaaaatataagaAGCCAATAAGAAATAATGAAGTCTAAAGgattaatataatttcattaaaactatactgtttattttgaatacataaattaatgtatttttttaatatcatcttgtgattagagtattttaaattaagaataaaataatatttaattatatagataaatatacatctatttgtatatttaaagtacttataaataatattacccgtataatttttataatatatagtgATAGACAAACATAAAATAGTTAGAAGGAAGTACTTTTGCCTCTATAACCAACTTCGTTGGCTCTTTCCAAATTCTTCAGTCAATATATTGGGAACATGCTTGATACAAATCCTGGAAAATTTAACCCTGATCACTATTTCAATGGccaaatcaattgaaaattttgttagtgtaaaaataaaattaagaaagaatcaACAAGAGCTCTCTTGCAAAATATAGACGCATAATACAAGAAAAGATTACTTGTGAACAGAGAAATCTTTCTTACCCACATTTCAAGTATGAACTTTGTTTGTTAGGTTTAAGTTAACATTGACAGCTACACACTCAAATTTACACATGATTCTTATGTTTTAATAATGTTTCATGTATAAAGGGTacgtttttatttatataaataaattaacatgttattacataattaaataattttaaattaataaaaaaataatatataataatatattaatttgttagtATATGATACTCAcagtttatataatataatattatttttttataaaagatataagataatgtgttatcatataattatatattattttatttttaatttaaaatcatacaaatatataagataatatataatgtgtatattaaaaaatgtgaaatacaaattgtttttataaatcTAATTGACTTTTCTTTTAGTTTGCTTTCTGGGTGAGATTATTCATTTATTCAAACTCTTGGTGATTAAGGAAACAATTGAAATGGTAAACTTTCTATgatcaattttataaacttcagttacttatttttcaatgaaaaaattaggattttattcaaatttgatcgAAAAATGTGGATATTTAAtgctttaatttaaaatattcaatcagaTAATATGTCTGTACATGAAGGATTGGCACATAAAGTATAAATCAGAATTTGGAAGATAAATTAAAGCATAAATCAGAATTTCAATTattcaacaaataataaatttatttacaattagTTTCAACTTGACTCCTCAGAACACTCCTCCGTTACAATAACAGCGTCTGCATCCCACCATGTATCCACGTCATTCTCCGTTACATTCTCTAACGGCGACTTTACCTTCCTTACATCGCCAACCGTTAACGCGCCGTTGACGTCATCTCTCACGTAAACTTTCGCCACGCCGCCGGCCTTGACTCCTCCAACTATATTCACGAGTTTCGGTCTCCACTCGGCTAATATCGCCGGGAGTTTAGATCCGATTCGCATGTCCCAGCCGCCCAAAGTCACACCCCCGCCGTCATTTTCAGCCGGGGAGAACATCAACGACGGAGACGCTGATGATGTAGCAATATAAGCGGGAATCTCGCATTTCTGGTGAGAAACGGAAGCGATATTTCGGATTTCTTGCCCGTTGTTCATATCATAAATTGTCAACATATTTTGCGGACCCGAATAGTCGTCTTCAACATTCAGACCTAATCCTAAACCTAGATTATCCCATAACTTGACGACACTCTTACCACCAGTAAATTCCGACCAAGAAAAAAAGTCTCCGATACTCCTTCTACGGCGTCGTCTGAGACCCAATTTACGGTTTTCCCAGTGCTCATTTACATAAACGTGGCCGGTACCTCGTACACGAAAGTCATTTTGATCAACTTCGGTGtcgtcttcatcatcttcgCTAAGACCGTTATCGTCTTCAACGTctgaggaagaagaagacgcGACATCTGTATCGGAATCGTAATCGGAGTCTGCGAGAAGAGGGAGACGGAGTTGTGGAGAAAGAGAGAGGTATTCTCGTAATCTAAggattaaaagtttgatttttgtgaCGATGGTGGTGAAGGAAGCTATAAGGGCGAGTATTAAAGCGCCCCACTTCCAAAAACTGTAAACTTGGGGAAGCTTTTCGAGGCCGGAAAGAGCAGAAACTTGAGGGAGAAGAGGTAAGTTGTTTATGTTGGTTTCCAAATCGATTATTCTATTGACAACAGGAATCTGAATCTCCATGGCTACAAcaacagaagaaagaaaaatgaagaaataatgaAGCAAAGAGGTGTTTTTGGAGAGAAATTGGCGAAGAGTGTAGGAGAAGGATGAGCTTCGGACGCAGAGAATACAGGAGGTTCAAAAAGGAGGATTAGTTGGGCTTTTATAAAGTTAGGCTGGACAGAGGTTGGGGTTGAAATAGTGAAATTGAAAAAGTCTTGGTGAAAGACTGGAACgctgaataatattttatttgttggtaATATACCTGTAAAAGCAGAGAGTGGTACAGAATCTAAACAAGAATATGCTCGATTCCGGATGGCCAAAGAACTGTTTACCAACTAAGTTAGGATGCAAtcttaaaattacatttatagtGCCTGAAAActttaagggggcgtttggtttggataatgtttgattagtaaaatataa contains:
- the LOC123212927 gene encoding uncharacterized protein LOC123212927 → MEIQIPVVNRIIDLETNINNLPLLPQVSALSGLEKLPQVYSFWKWGALILALIASFTTIVTKIKLLILRLREYLSLSPQLRLPLLADSDYDSDTDVASSSSSDVEDDNGLSEDDEDDTEVDQNDFRVRGTGHVYVNEHWENRKLGLRRRRRRSIGDFFSWSEFTGGKSVVKLWDNLGLGLGLNVEDDYSGPQNMLTIYDMNNGQEIRNIASVSHQKCEIPAYIATSSASPSLMFSPAENDGGGVTLGGWDMRIGSKLPAILAEWRPKLVNIVGGVKAGGVAKVYVRDDVNGALTVGDVRKVKSPLENVTENDVDTWWDADAVIVTEECSEESS
- the LOC123215078 gene encoding VQ motif-containing protein 8, chloroplastic-like; this translates as MSPAKFHEDHDRPYERSKSSNKDFINGGPRPSPLKISKESYTIHKSSYSPFSSFSSSTSTSLPGVVHNVDNKQQQQQRQPVIIYTHSPKVIHTQARDFMALVQKLTGLSSSTSHDDDQEQEESNNNKNPNLGHNETDENHDDSSSVSHVMNPLFSPNSTDFFCPPRPMHRFSDYTSPNSNNPISPSVLEFIKELP